In Raphanus sativus cultivar WK10039 chromosome 5, ASM80110v3, whole genome shotgun sequence, the following proteins share a genomic window:
- the LOC108858793 gene encoding uncharacterized protein LOC108858793 → MANRNFIPPPPPTLMKAFVDEHDEKPSDDDAKGGADDHRGGLLGGMTVVLSGCSVGIKYGDYSEEEDQCDEPDDDEVAPPRSVSKGDRMRKVGKRAFVKRGCFSGKHGLRV, encoded by the coding sequence atgGCGAACCGAAACTTCattccgccgccgccgccgacgCTCATGAAAGCTTTCGTTGATGAACACGACGAGAAGCCTTCCGATGACGACGCCAAAGGTGGCGCTGATGATCACCGTGGTGGTTTGCTCGGCGGGATGACGGTGGTTCTTTCTGGTTGTTCTGTTGGAATCAAGTACGGAGATTACAGCGAGGAGGAGGATCAATGCGACGAACCTGATGATGATGAGGTGGCACCACCAAGAAGCGTGAGCAAGGGAGATAGGATGAGGAAAGTTGGGAAGAGAGCGTTCGTTAAACGTGGTTGCTTCTCCGGCAAGCATGGGCTCCGCGTCTGA